From Paenibacillus graminis, a single genomic window includes:
- a CDS encoding iron-sulfur cluster biosynthesis family protein: MQIQLDPLTVRRLGESLNGRPGFLKLFYDTEDCGCNGVLVIQIVDSPNATDIVFQNEPYTFLCDRQQESLFDSSMTLAAEENYPSYKLTSPSGLFSSNLRVKDLRLAVEG, translated from the coding sequence ATGCAAATTCAACTTGACCCATTAACCGTCAGACGGCTGGGAGAAAGCCTGAATGGCAGACCGGGATTTCTCAAGCTGTTCTATGATACCGAAGATTGCGGCTGCAATGGTGTCCTTGTCATTCAGATCGTAGACTCACCAAATGCTACAGACATCGTTTTTCAGAACGAACCCTACACTTTCTTGTGTGACCGCCAGCAGGAATCCTTGTTTGATTCCTCGATGACGCTGGCAGCAGAGGAGAATTATCCTTCTTATAAACTCACCAGTCCTTCAGGCCTGTTCAGCTCCAATCTAAGGGTTAAGGATCTCCGGTTAGCTGTGGAAGGGTAG
- a CDS encoding DMT family transporter, protein MKGIIFAFIGGACITLQGVANARISQDIGTWQAATVTQFTGFVMALMILLFVRDAKKQGVKQVKPLYLFGGALAAFVIFSEVTAIQDIGVTLTISALLIAQLCLTFLIDISGWFGVVKQKMRLPQFIGIGMMIAGVVILKF, encoded by the coding sequence ATGAAAGGGATTATTTTTGCTTTTATCGGCGGGGCCTGCATTACACTGCAAGGGGTAGCCAACGCCAGGATCAGCCAGGATATTGGCACCTGGCAGGCTGCAACGGTTACCCAATTTACCGGATTCGTAATGGCACTGATGATTCTGCTGTTCGTACGGGATGCGAAGAAGCAGGGGGTTAAGCAGGTCAAACCTTTATATCTGTTCGGCGGGGCGCTGGCGGCATTTGTTATTTTCAGCGAAGTTACCGCTATTCAAGACATCGGAGTGACACTTACCATCTCTGCACTGCTGATCGCCCAGCTCTGCCTGACCTTTCTGATTGATATCAGCGGGTGGTTCGGAGTGGTGAAGCAGAAGATGCGTCTGCCGCAGTTCATCGGGATCGGGATGATGATTGCCGGTGTGGTGATTTTGAAATTTTAA
- the nirB gene encoding nitrite reductase large subunit NirB: MTDIRKKLVLVGNGMAGVRAIEHLLKLSPEAYEITIFGSEPHPNYNRIMLSSVLAGGSSMEEIIINDLEWYHSHGIRLYMGHTITSIDTAERKVYSDKGIVLPYDELILATGSNPFMLPLPGAEKEGVIAFRDIKDCQIMQETSQSYRKAVVIGGGLLGLEAARGLLHLGMEVSVVHIHPYIMERQLDEPASVMLRKELEEQGMKFLLNKQSEAILGKKRVKGLLFADGEIADADLIVMAVGIKPNVELAQKSGVQTNRGIVVNDYMETNIPGVYAVGECAEHRGIAYGLVAPLYEQGAVLAKRLAQVPTDGYSGSVTSTKLKVSGVDVFSAGQFTERPGTRALRYQDEIEGIYKKLVIQDDQLVGAVLFGDTGDGAQLFSMIKNGENIKGKEKELLLGISSDALASPKGNRLEGMADDEIICGCNGVSKSAIAEAIQSGGCTSVGEIKACTKASASCGGCKPLVEGLLQLYAGDNVVTVKEGICGCTTLGRDEIVAEIRRMELKTVKEVMNVLEWNTEEGCAKCRPSLNYYLGMLWPEEYIDEKESRITNERYHANIQKDGTYSVVPRIYGGVTSPAELMKIAEVAAKFEVPLVKFTGGQRLDLLGVKKEDLPKMWEELDMPSGHAYGKTLRTVKTCVGSTFCRFGTQDAMGMGVRLEKAFERLNTPGKVKLAVSGCPRNCAEATIKDFGVVAIDGGWELHIGGNGGVHVRATDLLCVVKTDDEVLEWASAFLQYYREQAGWNERTAQWVERVGLDSIKEVLEVRENRLALQERILTALSVTTDPWKQIVNEPELRKNFEQLSEMKTV; encoded by the coding sequence ATGACAGACATTCGCAAGAAACTCGTATTGGTGGGCAATGGGATGGCCGGAGTGCGGGCTATCGAGCACTTATTGAAATTGTCCCCGGAGGCTTATGAGATTACCATCTTCGGCTCAGAGCCGCATCCCAATTACAACCGGATTATGCTGTCCTCTGTTCTGGCAGGCGGCTCCAGCATGGAGGAGATCATTATCAATGATCTGGAATGGTACCACAGCCATGGCATCCGGTTGTATATGGGGCACACAATCACCTCCATTGATACTGCTGAGCGTAAAGTATACTCCGATAAAGGAATAGTATTGCCGTATGATGAGCTGATTCTGGCGACAGGCTCCAATCCGTTCATGCTCCCGCTCCCTGGAGCCGAGAAGGAAGGGGTCATTGCTTTCCGCGATATCAAGGATTGCCAGATCATGCAGGAAACCTCACAGAGCTACCGCAAAGCCGTGGTGATCGGCGGCGGGCTTCTGGGTCTGGAGGCGGCCAGAGGATTGCTGCATCTGGGGATGGAGGTCTCCGTTGTACACATCCATCCCTATATCATGGAGCGCCAGTTGGATGAACCGGCATCCGTGATGCTCCGCAAAGAGCTGGAAGAGCAGGGAATGAAGTTTCTGCTGAACAAGCAGTCTGAGGCGATTCTCGGTAAAAAGAGAGTCAAAGGCCTGTTGTTCGCAGACGGGGAGATTGCCGATGCGGATCTGATTGTGATGGCTGTCGGCATCAAACCCAATGTGGAGCTGGCGCAGAAAAGCGGAGTCCAGACAAACCGGGGGATCGTCGTTAATGATTATATGGAAACCAATATTCCCGGCGTCTATGCCGTGGGGGAATGTGCGGAGCACAGGGGGATTGCCTACGGGCTTGTAGCACCGCTGTATGAACAAGGCGCAGTTCTTGCCAAAAGACTGGCTCAGGTTCCTACGGATGGCTACTCGGGTTCGGTAACATCAACCAAGCTGAAGGTGTCCGGTGTCGACGTATTCTCAGCAGGCCAGTTCACAGAGCGGCCCGGCACCAGAGCCCTCCGGTATCAGGACGAGATCGAAGGGATCTATAAGAAACTGGTTATCCAGGATGACCAGCTGGTCGGCGCCGTTTTATTCGGGGATACCGGCGATGGTGCCCAGCTCTTCTCCATGATCAAAAATGGCGAAAACATTAAAGGAAAAGAAAAGGAGCTGCTGCTCGGCATATCCTCAGATGCGCTGGCTTCTCCCAAAGGCAACCGGCTCGAAGGAATGGCCGATGACGAAATCATCTGCGGCTGCAACGGGGTATCCAAAAGCGCCATTGCCGAAGCGATTCAGTCCGGAGGCTGTACGAGTGTCGGCGAGATCAAAGCCTGCACCAAAGCCTCCGCATCCTGCGGCGGCTGCAAACCGCTGGTGGAAGGGCTTCTGCAATTATATGCCGGAGATAATGTGGTAACGGTTAAAGAAGGCATCTGCGGCTGCACCACACTGGGACGGGACGAAATTGTCGCTGAAATCCGGCGGATGGAGCTGAAGACCGTCAAGGAAGTCATGAATGTCCTGGAATGGAATACGGAAGAAGGCTGTGCTAAATGCCGCCCTTCTCTAAATTACTATTTGGGGATGCTGTGGCCTGAAGAATATATCGATGAAAAAGAATCCCGGATCACGAATGAGCGCTATCATGCCAATATTCAGAAAGACGGAACCTACTCCGTTGTCCCCCGGATATACGGCGGCGTAACCTCACCGGCTGAACTGATGAAAATTGCCGAGGTTGCCGCCAAATTTGAAGTTCCGCTGGTGAAGTTCACTGGAGGACAGAGACTGGACCTGCTCGGTGTCAAAAAAGAAGACCTGCCCAAGATGTGGGAAGAGCTGGATATGCCTTCGGGCCACGCCTACGGCAAGACGCTCCGTACAGTCAAAACCTGCGTCGGCTCGACCTTCTGCCGCTTCGGTACCCAGGATGCCATGGGTATGGGAGTCCGGCTGGAGAAAGCATTCGAGCGGCTGAATACACCGGGCAAAGTGAAGCTTGCGGTATCCGGCTGTCCGCGCAATTGCGCGGAAGCAACGATTAAGGATTTTGGCGTGGTAGCCATCGATGGCGGCTGGGAGCTGCATATCGGAGGTAACGGTGGCGTGCATGTACGGGCCACGGATCTGCTCTGTGTGGTCAAAACCGATGATGAGGTCCTGGAATGGGCCAGCGCATTCCTGCAATATTACCGCGAACAGGCCGGCTGGAATGAGCGGACCGCGCAATGGGTGGAGCGGGTAGGACTAGACAGTATCAAGGAAGTGCTGGAGGTACGGGAGAACCGGCTTGCCCTTCAGGAGAGAATCCTCACCGCGCTTAGTGTGACAACCGATCCATGGAAGCAGATTGTGAATGAGCCGGAGCTGCGTAAGAATTTCGAGCAGTTATCCGAAATGAAGACGGTATAG
- a CDS encoding Crp/Fnr family transcriptional regulator, which produces MKEIQDREQLQAHIAAHSLTAIFNEQLSGHLHLYSFAQGEHICSKGDPSEYLYVLVKGKLKIFTATPEGKTLIICFKTPLELIGDVEYIQGTEMINTVEAVSPVHMLGIEYRWLNKYGKDHPPLLNFLLEIITHKFYRKSNFLSLNLMHPVEVRLASYLLSISYDESDPNFTGQLSTINLTDTANFIGTSYRHLNRVIQKLTQNGLIERGNGHLLVKDKAGLTALASRNIYEPN; this is translated from the coding sequence ATGAAAGAAATTCAGGATCGGGAGCAGCTTCAGGCACATATTGCGGCACATTCCCTGACGGCTATTTTTAATGAACAGCTTAGTGGACATCTGCATCTCTACAGCTTTGCACAAGGGGAGCATATCTGCTCCAAAGGGGACCCTTCCGAATATCTATATGTTCTGGTCAAAGGAAAGCTCAAAATCTTCACGGCCACTCCTGAAGGAAAAACGCTGATTATCTGCTTCAAAACACCGCTGGAGCTGATCGGTGATGTCGAATACATTCAAGGCACGGAAATGATTAATACGGTGGAAGCCGTGTCCCCGGTGCATATGCTTGGCATAGAGTACCGCTGGCTGAACAAATACGGCAAGGATCATCCGCCGCTCCTGAATTTTTTGCTGGAGATTATTACCCACAAGTTCTACCGTAAATCTAATTTCCTCAGCTTGAATCTGATGCATCCTGTTGAGGTGCGGCTAGCCAGTTATTTGCTGTCCATCTCCTATGATGAATCCGACCCTAACTTTACAGGCCAACTGAGTACGATCAACCTGACCGATACCGCCAATTTCATTGGAACGAGCTACAGGCATTTGAACCGGGTCATTCAAAAGCTTACGCAAAACGGCCTCATTGAGCGGGGAAACGGACATCTTCTGGTAAAAGACAAGGCAGGGCTTACCGCACTCGCGAGCCGCAACATCTATGAGCCCAACTGA
- a CDS encoding sensor histidine kinase: MVRQKRSFRTSMLLLFGLSMLISGFLTYLVYKGLQLYYHEKVLAEDDIVRLRAFIYKVGDVNFFLILFVPLAIIFFFLLTKRYAAYFDKISSGIHNLANGEFSSRVEITSHDEFQVIAEDINRASEQLQKAVERGDFAESSKDQLVLNLAHDIRTPLTSVLGYLDYILNHTDLTAEQTKHYTMIAYTKSQRLEKLIEELFEITRVNYGMLTVVKTPIDLSELLFQLNEELYPLFEKNKLATRLQITPQIVIPADGELLARVFENLLTNAARYGKDGQFVDIHCRLDESNALVQIINYGNFIPPDELPFLFDMFYTGDRARTSDANSTGLGLFIAKNIVEQHGGTISAESSVTRTLFEVRLPLQD; the protein is encoded by the coding sequence ATGGTTAGACAAAAGCGCAGTTTCCGCACAAGTATGCTGCTGCTGTTCGGGCTTAGTATGCTGATCTCCGGTTTCCTCACTTATCTGGTCTATAAAGGACTGCAGTTGTATTACCATGAAAAGGTTCTGGCAGAGGATGATATTGTCCGCTTGCGGGCTTTCATATATAAGGTTGGGGATGTTAACTTTTTTTTAATTTTGTTCGTGCCGTTGGCAATCATCTTTTTCTTCCTGCTGACCAAGCGGTACGCCGCCTATTTTGACAAAATTTCCTCAGGCATTCACAATCTTGCCAACGGTGAGTTTAGCTCCAGGGTGGAGATCACCTCTCACGATGAATTTCAGGTTATCGCCGAAGACATCAACCGGGCGAGCGAGCAGCTGCAAAAAGCTGTGGAGCGGGGGGATTTTGCCGAGAGCAGCAAGGATCAGCTGGTGCTGAATCTGGCGCATGATATCCGGACGCCGCTGACGTCGGTGCTGGGTTATCTGGATTACATCCTGAATCATACTGATCTGACGGCCGAGCAGACCAAGCATTATACCATGATTGCGTACACCAAATCGCAGCGGCTGGAGAAGCTGATTGAAGAGCTGTTCGAGATTACGAGAGTCAACTATGGAATGCTTACAGTCGTCAAGACGCCGATCGATCTCAGCGAGCTGCTGTTCCAGCTTAATGAAGAACTCTATCCGCTTTTCGAAAAAAACAAACTGGCAACCAGGCTGCAAATTACGCCTCAGATCGTCATTCCTGCGGATGGGGAGCTGCTTGCCCGCGTCTTCGAGAATCTTCTGACCAATGCAGCGCGATACGGCAAGGATGGCCAATTTGTGGATATACACTGCCGGCTGGATGAAAGCAATGCGCTGGTCCAGATCATTAATTACGGAAATTTCATTCCTCCGGATGAGCTGCCTTTCCTCTTCGATATGTTCTATACAGGAGACCGGGCGCGCACCTCGGATGCGAACAGCACCGGCCTGGGGCTTTTTATCGCCAAAAATATCGTCGAGCAGCATGGCGGCACCATCTCCGCAGAGAGCAGTGTAACCCGGACCTTATTCGAGGTGCGCTTGCCGCTTCAAGACTGA
- a CDS encoding D-Ala-D-Ala carboxypeptidase VanY, with amino-acid sequence MKKWLFLCIVLLVIAFKIYQKEMLPAKNPAIIEHAAEISASGEDTITIRIDKKQIHKGNLILVNKDYPVHTKGVANDIIELSRHDELTQGFELLDRSIELSRKVTERFSELTAAAAEDGVDNFRISSGYRNQEEQGKLYREKGADYALPAGYSEHNTGLSLDIGSSRGEIKDSPEGKWLRANAWDYGFILRYPEDKTNITGIKYEAWHFRYVGLPHSLVMKEKNMVLEEYLADLKQRKRLGITVADRKYLMLYVPASQLGSVQVPAGHPYTVSGNNSDGVIVTVELSKWSTT; translated from the coding sequence TTGAAGAAGTGGCTTTTTTTGTGCATTGTTTTGCTGGTCATCGCGTTCAAAATCTATCAAAAAGAAATGCTGCCGGCCAAGAATCCGGCCATTATAGAGCATGCGGCAGAAATATCTGCTTCTGGAGAAGATACAATAACCATACGTATAGACAAAAAACAAATTCACAAGGGTAATCTCATTCTAGTCAACAAGGACTATCCTGTACATACGAAAGGGGTTGCTAATGACATCATTGAGCTTTCCCGCCATGATGAGCTGACCCAGGGGTTTGAATTGCTTGACCGTTCCATCGAGCTGTCCAGGAAGGTAACCGAACGGTTTTCGGAGCTGACCGCAGCGGCGGCCGAGGACGGGGTAGATAATTTCCGCATTAGCAGCGGATACCGGAATCAAGAGGAGCAGGGCAAGCTCTACCGTGAAAAAGGAGCGGATTACGCCTTACCTGCTGGTTACAGTGAACACAACACAGGCCTGTCGCTGGACATTGGCTCTTCGCGCGGAGAAATCAAGGATTCACCGGAAGGGAAATGGCTCCGGGCTAACGCTTGGGACTACGGGTTTATTCTCAGGTACCCCGAAGACAAAACGAATATTACGGGAATTAAATACGAGGCCTGGCATTTCCGCTACGTCGGTCTGCCGCATAGTTTGGTCATGAAGGAGAAGAACATGGTGCTGGAAGAATATCTTGCCGATCTGAAACAGCGGAAGCGCCTGGGAATTACGGTCGCGGACCGCAAATATCTCATGCTATATGTACCGGCTTCCCAATTGGGCAGTGTTCAGGTGCCTGCCGGACATCCTTATACAGTATCAGGAAACAACAGCGATGGGGTCATTGTCACCGTGGAGCTCAGCAAGTGGAGCACAACATGA
- the cobA gene encoding uroporphyrinogen-III C-methyltransferase codes for MIQGSVSIVGAGPGDPELLTLKAVRRIQTADIILYDRLVNEDILGYGKPEALRIYCGKAPGHHSMPQEAIEKLMIKYAAAGNQVVRLKGGDPYVFGRGGEEALAVAAAGIAYEVIPGITSAIGAAASAGIPLTHRGLAASFAIVTGSRCHDHASAVHWEGLVHSVDTLVIYMGVSTLAEIREQLLKYGKNPATPAALIENGTTVRERTVTGTLGNIDKLAAAMKISNPAIIIIGESVTVRDQLLIMEKAARSQIG; via the coding sequence ATGATCCAAGGGAGTGTATCGATTGTTGGAGCAGGACCAGGCGACCCGGAACTGCTTACCCTCAAAGCCGTGCGGAGGATTCAGACAGCTGACATAATACTCTATGACCGGCTGGTGAATGAAGACATTCTGGGTTACGGGAAACCGGAGGCCCTGAGAATCTACTGCGGCAAAGCTCCTGGCCATCATTCCATGCCGCAGGAAGCCATCGAAAAGCTTATGATCAAATATGCAGCCGCCGGAAATCAAGTTGTCCGGCTGAAGGGAGGCGATCCCTATGTGTTTGGGAGAGGCGGGGAAGAAGCGCTGGCGGTCGCGGCCGCCGGTATCGCTTATGAGGTCATTCCGGGCATCACCTCAGCCATCGGTGCGGCGGCTTCCGCCGGAATTCCGCTGACACACCGCGGGCTTGCGGCATCTTTTGCCATTGTGACCGGCAGCCGCTGCCATGACCATGCTTCAGCCGTGCACTGGGAAGGGCTTGTCCACAGTGTGGATACTCTGGTTATTTATATGGGAGTCAGTACGTTAGCTGAAATCCGTGAGCAGCTGTTAAAGTATGGGAAGAACCCTGCAACACCCGCTGCACTGATCGAGAACGGAACGACAGTCCGTGAACGCACGGTAACGGGAACATTGGGCAACATTGATAAGCTGGCTGCCGCTATGAAGATCAGCAATCCAGCCATCATCATCATTGGAGAGTCAGTCACCGTAAGAGATCAGCTGCTAATTATGGAAAAGGCGGCACGTTCCCAGATCGGATAA
- a CDS encoding ANTAR domain-containing response regulator, protein MHSLLIIQNNKTENVTEERSSTGPDSLLRSCGYVVTAAASPEEAKLMISDADASILDLPVTEIASWRTSLMQCKTAPILWWCTSSTATLSVAACEDDIMVDGILSPSMQPQEIHWILHFSARQCFERQQWLKEREQLLSRIEERKWIDMAKGILSKAKNISESEAYDLLRKQAMNERKRMVDVATSIVKVYQLLQDQT, encoded by the coding sequence ATGCATTCCCTGTTGATTATCCAGAATAACAAAACAGAGAACGTCACAGAAGAGCGTTCATCAACAGGACCGGACTCCCTGCTTCGTTCCTGTGGTTATGTGGTCACGGCGGCAGCTTCTCCAGAGGAGGCAAAGCTGATGATCAGCGATGCGGATGCCTCTATCCTAGATTTGCCGGTTACAGAGATCGCCTCCTGGAGAACATCACTGATGCAGTGTAAAACCGCTCCAATTCTATGGTGGTGCACTTCATCAACGGCAACCTTATCGGTTGCCGCCTGCGAAGATGATATTATGGTGGACGGAATTTTATCTCCTTCTATGCAGCCTCAGGAGATTCACTGGATTCTTCATTTCAGTGCAAGGCAATGCTTCGAGCGCCAGCAGTGGCTCAAGGAGCGGGAGCAGCTGCTGTCACGGATTGAAGAGCGGAAATGGATCGATATGGCCAAAGGCATCCTCTCCAAAGCCAAGAATATCAGCGAATCCGAAGCCTATGACCTTCTTCGCAAGCAAGCCATGAATGAACGCAAGCGGATGGTTGATGTAGCTACTTCTATAGTCAAAGTGTATCAACTGCTGCAGGATCAAACTTAA
- a CDS encoding DMT family transporter produces the protein MLIGLILALIAGCLVSLQNIFNSKVNEHTGSWSTTTLVLGMGFIASLLMGLIMEGKNMFTLQHMQLWYWFSGMIGVGVVICLVQATRLLGPTYAISIVLTSQLGFALLWDSLGWLGLTKVPFSFNQLIGVLIIVGGILVFKLGGAREPQGDSSTGKPQRALNLK, from the coding sequence ATGTTAATAGGATTAATTTTGGCGCTGATCGCCGGTTGCCTGGTAAGTTTACAGAATATTTTCAACAGCAAAGTCAATGAGCATACGGGATCTTGGTCTACTACAACCTTGGTATTGGGCATGGGATTTATCGCTTCACTGCTGATGGGACTGATTATGGAAGGTAAAAACATGTTCACTCTGCAGCATATGCAGCTCTGGTATTGGTTCAGCGGCATGATTGGCGTAGGTGTGGTCATCTGCCTGGTGCAGGCCACCCGGCTGCTCGGACCTACTTATGCCATTTCCATCGTACTCACCTCGCAGCTGGGATTTGCACTTCTATGGGATTCGCTGGGCTGGCTGGGCCTGACCAAGGTGCCGTTTTCCTTCAATCAGCTTATCGGCGTGCTGATTATTGTTGGAGGGATTCTGGTGTTCAAGTTAGGAGGGGCGCGTGAGCCTCAAGGCGATTCTTCAACAGGCAAGCCGCAGCGTGCACTGAATTTGAAGTGA
- a CDS encoding VanZ family protein: MEHNMKRMDRKLLTLMFAVYLYILIKIILFKYAPVEMAFLWHQLHSVLEHPEMIENGLAYANFTPFFSIRQNLDHLSNTHDFVNLFGNIALFVPLGIFIRLSAKGGLFKALVLSLGLSFSLEGTQLLLSMGSFDVDDLILNVLGGLIGCAICLVAPQPVVFQKKS, translated from the coding sequence GTGGAGCACAACATGAAGCGGATGGACCGGAAGCTTTTGACCCTGATGTTTGCCGTATATTTGTATATATTGATCAAAATTATTTTGTTCAAGTACGCTCCGGTGGAAATGGCTTTCCTCTGGCATCAGTTGCATAGTGTGCTGGAACATCCTGAGATGATAGAGAACGGGCTGGCATATGCCAATTTCACTCCCTTTTTCTCTATCCGCCAAAATCTGGACCATCTCTCTAATACGCACGACTTCGTCAATCTGTTTGGGAATATTGCGCTGTTTGTTCCCTTAGGGATATTCATCCGGCTATCAGCTAAAGGGGGCTTATTCAAGGCTCTTGTACTTTCACTCGGATTAAGCTTTTCTCTGGAAGGCACACAGCTTCTCTTATCCATGGGCAGTTTTGATGTCGATGATCTGATTTTGAATGTGCTTGGAGGTCTGATTGGCTGCGCTATTTGTTTGGTAGCACCTCAACCTGTTGTTTTTCAAAAGAAATCGTAG
- a CDS encoding response regulator transcription factor — MKPITILIADDEAEIAELIAIHLEREGYHTVKAANGRAAMQAVQSQPVDLAILDIMMPELDGHEVTRQIREQYRMPIIFLSAKATDLDKITGLVLGADDYMTKPFNPMELVARVKAQLRRAMQLNQPAEGVHSILQVGALIIDPDKRTVAIYGQTVELTPKEFDILHLLASHPNKVFSAENIFEQVWGESYYDSGNTVMVHIRTLRKKLGEDPKKFVKTVWGVGYTFNG, encoded by the coding sequence ATGAAGCCGATTACAATCTTGATTGCGGATGATGAGGCGGAGATCGCTGAACTGATTGCCATACACCTGGAGAGGGAGGGCTATCATACGGTTAAGGCCGCAAACGGGAGAGCCGCTATGCAGGCCGTGCAATCCCAACCGGTTGATCTGGCCATACTGGATATCATGATGCCCGAGCTGGATGGTCATGAGGTCACCCGGCAGATCCGCGAGCAGTACCGGATGCCAATCATTTTTTTGAGTGCCAAGGCTACGGATCTGGATAAAATAACCGGTCTGGTCCTTGGAGCGGATGACTATATGACCAAACCGTTTAATCCAATGGAGCTGGTAGCGCGGGTCAAAGCCCAGCTTCGCCGGGCCATGCAGCTGAATCAGCCGGCTGAAGGCGTGCACTCTATACTGCAGGTTGGCGCTCTGATCATTGATCCGGATAAACGCACCGTCGCAATCTACGGACAGACGGTTGAACTCACACCGAAGGAATTTGACATTCTGCATCTGCTGGCCAGCCACCCGAACAAGGTATTCAGTGCAGAAAATATCTTTGAGCAGGTATGGGGCGAGTCCTATTATGACAGCGGCAATACTGTAATGGTCCATATCCGCACCCTCCGCAAAAAGCTGGGCGAGGACCCTAAAAAGTTTGTTAAAACCGTCTGGGGCGTAGGATATACGTTCAATGGTTAG
- a CDS encoding anthranilate phosphoribosyltransferase: MINILKEVARGKRGARDLSYQEAEYAAESILGLSASPVQIGAFLIAERIKLESIEELEAFVSVCRKYAHREPVQQGLDCAGPYDGRKKSFAATFPTSFLCAAAGLPVTLHGSASLPPKWGITLQDIIQESGVEVTALSRAEVVESAGKSGVLYVHAEGWCPPLASIRQLREDIGMRTIFNTVEKFIDYACSPYIVFGIYHNTVFDRISRMILKLGYRKGLVVQGSEGSEDLYIDRPNRVYYVADGTAQLDIIDPELLGLETPVPEMDWTPRLQLSAAEAVLQGGGHLAFYNQVLLNGAARLHLAGRVNSIEEGVYTCKHLLDNGDAWAVYLKWKSSLLGSKTPSESGLSI, from the coding sequence ATGATTAATATTCTAAAAGAAGTCGCCCGGGGCAAACGGGGGGCCCGTGATTTAAGCTACCAGGAAGCGGAATACGCAGCAGAGTCGATTCTGGGTCTGAGTGCTTCCCCTGTGCAGATCGGTGCCTTTTTGATTGCGGAGCGGATCAAGCTGGAAAGCATTGAAGAGCTCGAGGCCTTTGTGTCTGTCTGCCGCAAATACGCCCACCGTGAACCTGTACAGCAGGGTCTGGATTGCGCCGGGCCTTATGATGGCCGGAAGAAGTCTTTTGCCGCAACGTTCCCGACTTCCTTCTTATGCGCTGCGGCGGGGCTTCCTGTCACCCTTCACGGGTCAGCCTCATTACCGCCTAAATGGGGGATCACCCTGCAGGATATTATTCAGGAATCGGGGGTTGAGGTGACCGCGCTCAGCCGGGCAGAAGTGGTGGAATCGGCAGGCAAAAGCGGAGTGCTGTACGTCCATGCGGAAGGGTGGTGTCCGCCGCTTGCGTCTATCCGCCAGCTTCGTGAGGATATTGGCATGCGGACGATCTTTAATACGGTAGAAAAGTTCATTGATTATGCCTGCTCTCCCTATATCGTATTTGGAATCTATCACAATACGGTTTTTGACCGCATCTCCAGAATGATTCTTAAGCTTGGCTACCGCAAAGGCCTGGTTGTACAGGGATCGGAAGGCTCCGAAGATCTCTATATCGACCGCCCGAACCGGGTATATTACGTTGCCGATGGGACAGCCCAACTAGATATCATTGATCCGGAACTGCTGGGCCTTGAAACGCCGGTGCCGGAGATGGACTGGACTCCCCGGCTGCAATTGTCGGCAGCGGAAGCTGTGCTGCAAGGTGGCGGACATCTCGCCTTTTACAATCAAGTGCTGCTAAATGGGGCTGCCCGCCTGCATCTGGCCGGAAGAGTCAATTCGATTGAAGAAGGTGTCTACACCTGCAAGCATCTGCTGGATAACGGCGACGCCTGGGCAGTCTATTTGAAATGGAAAAGCTCACTGCTTGGCAGCAAAACGCCGTCAGAATCCGGCTTGTCCATCTGA
- the nirD gene encoding nitrite reductase small subunit NirD, with protein sequence MTKMLVGKVTDIDIKGSRTVRIGDNVIALFRLSDGEVLAVENKCPHKGGTLSEGMVCGSKVHCPLHDWRIDLHTGVVQEPDHGHVVTYEVEVDQSNGSIYLTL encoded by the coding sequence ATGACCAAAATGCTGGTGGGCAAGGTGACAGATATTGATATTAAGGGCTCCCGTACCGTCAGAATAGGCGACAATGTGATTGCACTATTTCGTCTCTCGGATGGAGAAGTGCTGGCGGTCGAGAATAAGTGCCCGCATAAAGGCGGAACTTTGTCGGAAGGCATGGTCTGTGGTTCAAAAGTACATTGTCCGCTCCACGACTGGCGCATTGATCTGCATACCGGCGTGGTCCAGGAGCCGGACCATGGCCATGTAGTTACTTATGAGGTCGAAGTGGACCAGAGCAATGGTTCAATCTATCTGACTCTGTAA